Below is a window of Lacibacter sp. H407 DNA.
TTATTTGCTCCGTATTGCTACCACCGGATCCATTTTCGCTGCAATAAAAGCTGGAATAATACCTGCAAGAATTCCGGTGAAAATACAAACGCCTACAGCACCAAGAAATAGTCCCATGGAAATAAATACCTGAAACTTAAATACGCTGGTTAGTATAAAGGTCAGTCCGAATACTAATGCCAATCCTATGATTCCACCCAGTACACAGAGAAAGGCACTCTCCATTAAAAATTCAGCAAGTATGGTCCTGCGTTTTGCACCAATCGCTTTCTTCAATCCGATGATACTGGTACGCTCCCGAACAGTTACAAACATAATATTGGCTACACCAAAAATGCCCACAATAAACGACAGGATGGTGATTGCTATTCCCCCGATCGTCATTCCACTAAAAATTGAACTGATCTGTGTAGCACCGCTGCTGACATCATTCAGTGCAAAATTATCTTCCTGTTTTGGATTCAGTTTCCGTACACTACGCATTACGCCACGCAACTCATTCTTCAGATCTTCAACCGGTACATTTTCTTTTCCCTTTACGATCATGAACCCATCGCTACGGTTTTCATTCCCGATCTGGCTTGCAAAACGGTAAGGGATCATAATTACATTATCAAAGTCCCATCCACCGAGCAGGTTTTGTCCCTGCTTTTTAATAATTCCGATCACATTTACTTTACGGCCTTTAATGGAAACCGCTTTACCCAAGGCATATTCTGCTTTCTCAAATAGCTTTTCTGCTACATTGTACCCCATCACCACACTCGCAGTACCGTATGCAAATTCATTGGACGAAAGATAACGTCCCCAGCCGATCTCAATGGGTTGTATTACGCTGAACTCTTCCGTAATACCATACCAACTTACACTTGCAAGCGATACATCGTTATAGTCGATACTTGATGCATTAAAATAGGTATAGGCCACATTGCTGGCCAGCGACATCCGTTCTTTTACGGGTGCCATTTCTTTGAATTTGCTGTTAGGCCTGTTCACATACTTCCACCAGGGATATTCTCCGCCACCGCCCCACGGCCATTTTTGTACATAAATGGTATTGTTACCGAACGTTTTGAATTCGTTTTTAATGCTGCTTTCCAAACTACCCACCGTTGCCATAACACTGATGATACAGAAAATACCAAAGGTGATACCCAGCAAGCTTAAAAACGTACGCAGTTTATTTTTACGCAATTCCTGCACAGCAAATAAGAGGCTGTTCCAGAAAATTTCAAAGGTTTTACGCATGCGTCAAATTTAAACTGAAAAGCTGAACCGGAGGGAAAATTATTACGAATGGAAGGCACTGGAGGCTTACCTTTGCGGGCTTAAAAAGGCCGATAGTTTATAGTTAATAGTTCATAGCCAACCACAAATACTATTAACCATGACCTATGAACCATGAACTTCGAAATGAAATTTACAAACGAAATTAATCGCCGCCGCACATTTGCCATCATCTCTCACCCCGATGCCGGTAAAACCACATTAACGGAAAAGTTATTGTTGTTTGGTGGCGCTATACAGGTGGCGGGTGCTGTAAAAAGCAATAAGATCAAGAAACATGCAACGAGTGATTTTATGGAGATCGAACGGCAACGTGGTATCTCTGTTGCTACATCGGTAATGACGTTTGAATACAACGGAACGCTCATCAACCTCCTCGATACACCGGGTCACAAAGATTTTGCAGAAGATACGTACCGCACCTTAACGGCTGTTGACAGTGTAATACTGGTGATCGATAGTGTGAATGGTGTGGAAGATCAAACACGCCGCTTAATGGAAGTGTGTCGCATGCGTGATACACCGGTGATCGTGTTTGTTAACAAAATGGATCGTGACGGAAAGAATCGTTTTGACTTATTAGAAGAAGTGGAAAAAGAACTCAGCCTGCATCTCCACCCCATGACCTGGCCCATCAACAGCGGTAAAGATTTTAAAGGGGTATATGACTTAGATAAAAAATCGCTGGTACTGTTTACTGCCAACACAAAAGCAAGTGATGAGGATGTTGTAAAGATCAACGATCTCAGCGATTCGATCCTTGATCAGAAAGTTGGTGATATTGATGCAAACATGTTGCGTGAAGATGTGGAACTGGTAGATGGTGTATATGGTGATTTGAATATCAATGAATACCTGAAAGGAAAAGTGGCACCCGTATTCTTTGGCAGTGCCGTAAATAATTTTGGTGTAAGGGAAATGCTTGACACATTTATACGCATTGCACCTTTGCCACAAAGCAGGGAAACATCAACCCGCCATTTAGATGTGCAGGAAGATAAATTCAGTGGTTTTATTTTTAAAATTCACGCCAACCTTGATCCGAAGCACAGGGACCGTATTGCCTTCCTTCGTGTATGCAGCGGACGGTTTGAACGTAACAAATATTATCATCACGTCCGGTTAGATAAGGATGTACGTTTCAGTAATCCTTATTCGTTCATGGCCCGACAGAAAGATGTAATTGAAGAAGCTTATCCCGGCGATGTGGTGGGTTTGTTTGATACAGGTAATTTTAAAATCGGCGATACGTTGACGGAAGGTGAAAATTTTTACTTCACCGGCATTCCTTCTTTCTCACCTGAGTTGTTTAAAGAAGTGGTGAACAAAGATCCGATGAAGACGAAGCAACTGGAAAAAGGTTTGTTGCAATTGACCGATGAAGGTGTTGCACAGTTGTTCACACAGTTTGGTGGAAATAAAAAGATCATTGGTTGTGTGGGCGAACTGCAGTTTGAAGTAATTCAATATCGTTTGTTGCAGGAATATGGCGCCAGTGCAGAGTTCAGAGCCATGCCTTATTACAAAGCCTGCTGGATCACCAGTAAAGATCAAAAGAAACTGGACGAGTTCACCCGTTTTAAAACCAATAATATTGCAGCCGATAAAGACGGGCACCTGGTTTATCTGGCACAAAGTGAATGGTTCTTAAATACCGAGCGACAAAATAATCCTGATATTGAATTTCACTTTACGAGTGAGATACATAAAGAAGGATGAAGAGAAGTACGAGGCACGAAGTAGAAAGTACAAAGTTGAAAGTACGAAGTTGGAAGTGCGAGGGCCGCCCCCGCCACTTCTTAATTGCAGATTATAGAGCTGTCTGCTGACAGGCTGGTTTGTGATTTCAGTTTAAAATAAGCAGAAATTGGTCATGATACTTTTCGAATCAGAACGCTTATACGTGCAACCTTATACAAAGGAGGATGAAGCTATTTTCTTTGCGTTGAATGGTGATGCTGAGATCATGCAGTATATACGAGAGCCAAAGACAAGAGAACAAAGCGATGCGTTTCTTGAAGAAAATCTGAAATTTTATACCGATCATCCCGGACTTGGACGCTTTGCCGTGTTTACAAAAGATGACAATCGTTTCGCCGGTTCATTTTCATTACTCTCCATCAACAACAGCGATCATATTCATTTGGGTTATGCATTGCTGAAACCTTTTCATGGTAAAGGATTAGCAACTGAATTGGTAATGGCTTCATTTGATTATGTGTTCCGTACTATTCCAAATGAAAAAGTGCATGCGTTAACCGTTGCAGAAAATATCGGCTCGCAGAAAGTGTTGTTGAAATGCGGTTTTGTATTTAAAGAAAACATGCAACACGAGGGCGATGAGGTAATGGTATTTGAGATAAGCAAGAGATGAGCGTTTAGCTGTGAGCTTAGAGCCGTCCAATCTACCGTGTTCCCATCCTGAAAAGAATGACAGCATCTTTGGCAAAGTTCAATAAATTACTGCTGTACAAGTGTGCGACGCAACAGCAGTTCAATCGTATTCAACTGCCGGTTACAAACTAAAAACTATAAATTAGGTGCAGGATCAATCAAGAGTTAAACCTTCCCTATCTTCTCCATCATCTTCTCCACCAACTTATAAGTGGCAGGGCAATATTCCACATTTTGTTTGTACACATGCACCCACTCTGTAAAATTCTTTTTGGTGTGATGTGGAAATGTAGCACAGTCAACAGGACGTATTTCGTAAATAGAGCACTTGTTATCTTTTAAGTTGAGGAACTGGCAAGGTTGCTTCTTGTTCATCATATCACCCGTGCTGCGTTCTTTGTACAACCACTTTTCAGTAAACTCTTCGGGTGTTTGATCGAAGTGTGCAGAGATGCGTTTGATGTCCTGCTTGGTAAACGTAGGTGTCATGGTTTTGCAGCAGTTGGCGCAAGCCAAACAATCTGTTTCGGCCCATACTTCTTTATCCATTTCCTTTGCTATTTTATCAACGCCTTTCGGTTTCACTGTTTCCAAACGGGTAAGAAAATAACGAAAACGGCGACGGTTCGTATTCATTAAACGCTTAAAGAAAGGAAGGTGCATGGGCTTCGACGACTGCATACAGGGATTGATTAGTAAGCAGCGAATATAATGAGCAATTGGATATGAACAATAAGCATTTGGCAATAGCAATAGTGAATTGGCATTGGACAATGGCCAATCCTCCTTCAAAATCTTCTTATCTTCCAAACTTCAACCTTGTGTGTACTATGTGGGATCCATACAAAAAAGGATTTAAGGCGTATTTGCAACTGGAACGTTCGCTGAGTGAAAATTCAGTAGAAGCTTATTTGCATGATGTGGAAATGCTGACACAATACCTGCAAGTAAAAAATGATCTCAAAACACCGCAGGATGTTGAGCTGAAAGATCTGCAGCATTTTTTAAAATGGATCACTGAACTGGGTATGAGTGCGGGCAGCCAGGCACGTATCATTTCGGGGCTGCGGCAATTTTATAAATACTGTTTGCTGGAACAGGTAACCACAGTGGACCCTACTGCTTTGTTAGAAGCACCCAAACTGAAACGTGCTTTACCCGATACATTGAGCTATGCAGAAATTGAAAGTATCATTAACAAGATCGATCTGAGTAAACCCGAAGGTGGCCGTAACAAAGCCATTCTTGAAACTATGTACAGTTGCGGTTTACGTGTAAGTGAATTAGTGAACCTGAAACTATCCAACCTTCATCTTGATGTTGGTTTTATTCGAGTAATTGGCAAAGGCGATAAAGAACGATTGGTACCAATTGGCAGTAGCGCTATTAAATACATAGATATTTATCGGGAAAACATTCGTGTACATGTACAACCAAAAAAGGGGAAGGAAGATTTTCTATTTCTCAACAAATACGGAAATGAATTATCACGGGTCATGATCTTTCTTATCATCAAACGACTGGCGGGCATGGCGGGGATCAAAAAAAATATTTCACCACATACCTTCCGTCATTCATTTGCAACACACCTGGTAGAAGGCGGTGCCGATCTGCGTGCTGTACAGGAAATGTTGGGACACGAAAGTATTACCACCACAGAGATCTATACACACTTAGACAGAGAATACCTGCGCAAAACGCTGGAGAAATTCCATCCGGGATTTGGTAAAAAATAAATCAGAACGGAAACATTACCAATGCCGCTTTCACCTGCTCTTTCAATAAACTGATGCGTGATGTTTTTTGTTTGAACTGCAACTGATGAATATCGGTCATCTTTTTTTCCAATACTGCTGCGTTGGAAAATAAATAGCTGAGCGAATGAAGTGAGGGATGTTCAAATTGATACGGCAGCATCACCCGCAACTTATTTTCAAACTTCCTGCTGCTTAATTCGTACTGCACACAATAATCAGCCAGTTCAATTCCGGGTTGAAACAACAACATCATTTCATGCAGCCTGTCGAAACGCCACTGTTTTTCATAAAACAGGAAATTAAATATTTGTTGTTGATAGGCGGCGTGAATAAAAATAGCTTCTCTGTTGACTGCAAACAGAGAAGCTGTAAGAGTGGCTTCACTTCCAAATTGCTGTTGAAGTGAAACATTGATTTCATTGGTATTGAAGTTCATCTTATGTAGGATAGTTGATTTTAACGATACTGCATTTCACCATTTTCATTGATCACAGATGCCTCGCCATTACTCATGTAAAAATGAGCAAACCTGCTTTCAATATCTTTTACAACACTTAACATTTCTCTCGACTGTCGTTCTTTTTCATCAAGTTTACCCGACAATTCATCAATGGTTGCCTGCATGTCCTGCTTTGCGCTTATCAAGTCCTGCAGTATTATTTCTTTCGCTGAAATTTCTTCCTTCAGTTTTACTATACTTGATTCAAATGCCAGTATCTGATTGAGCCAGCTTTGTTCTTTTGCCTGCCATTCTGCTAAACTGCTTTTGGATTGTTCTTCCAATTTTGCTTTCTCTTCCTGTAACTGTTGCAACAATTGCAATTGCTCTTCTGCCATCCGCTTTTCGTCCTGCAGTTTTTGAATTGAAGACTGCAGCCGTTCATTGCTCGCAAGCAGTTGCTCATACGAATAACTGTCCCGAAGAATTGTTGTTAAATGATCACGAAACTGCTCAATGGTAGTGGCCACTTCCCCCGCTTTTGTGCGAATGGTTGAAATTCCTGCCTTCTGTACAGTCATATCAGCAGAAACAGTTTCCTGTTGCTGAAGTTGCAGTTCGCCCACACGTTCCCGTAGCTGCTGTAATTCATCTTCAAGCTGCGTTTGCTGTTCGTCTTTTTGTTTGAGAAATGAAAGTTGTTCCTGCGCCTGCTTTAACTCATTGGCCGATGCCTGCAAACTGGATTCATAGTTCGTTTGTAATGCTTCTTTTTCCTTTGCCTGTTGCTTTAACTGCAAGGCTAATTCTTCTTTTTCCTTTTGTATTTTTTCAATCAATGACCGTTCATCCACTTCCGCATCAACGAGCTGCCGGTACAAAACAGAAAGCTCATCTTTCGATTTATTGGCTTGGTGCAATTGCTGTTCCAGTTCAAGCAGACTTCGTTCCTGCTTTGCAATTTTATCCTGGAGATTATGTAATATCTGCCTGCCATCATCTGTTTCCAGCTCATGCATATCAGCCGCTGTACCTGCCTTCAATTGTTCAACAAAATGAAGAGCTTTTGCATATTGCACCTGCAACTCCACATTCCGCATGTCGGCTGCTTTTACTTCGTCCTGTAACAGTTTCTCCGCTTCTTCTTTCCGTAGCATTTCGGCACTGAAACGGTTTTGTAATGTTTCCAGTTCGGTTTGCAACTCATCCGATTCCGTTTTTTTTGACCCATTCCGGAATTGATCGGTCAACAGTTTCATTAAAAACCCGGAAAGTAATGCTGCGAATACGGTTAAAATAAGTTCCATCGTATGCAATGTGTAAATAGCACAAGGCATCCATAAGATTGTACCCATAATGTTCATTCTTGTTTAAGTACGTTTTACACGCAGTACGGTTTGGCTACGAAGGATAACAAAGAGGATTTTCAGGAGATGCAATACAACAAACAAATATCAAACCAAACTGGAAGAATGTGGATATTATGCAGAAAGGCCGCACTTGCAGCCTTTCATATACGGGTTTTGTAGAAGTATTAAAACTGATTCAGCAATGATTTCTTCATCGTACAATGAGTTTTGAACTCTGTACCAATTGATTCTTTTCGTTTATGATCTGAACAATATACATACCGGGGATTATGGCATTGCTCAATTGAATTTGCTCGGTTTCTGCTTTCATGATCTGTCGTTGAACAGTGTAAAATAATTGCCCTGCTGTATTGAACAAGCGAACCTGGTATTGTCCGGGTATTACATCAGCGAATGAAATATGGATGATGCCGGAAACTGCAACCGGATTGGGATAGATCTGTGCTTTTGCTTGCGTATTGAATGATCGTTCTACATTTTGCTTTTCTTCAGCGATCGAAACACCATAAGCAAGGCAACGAATTTGCCCACATAAAGAGGAAAGCGTACAAGATGAACCCATACTTCTGCAACTGATGGTTGGATATGCCACGATCAGTAGCTCTTTCAATTCAATAAATTCACGCTCCAGTTTTATTTCTTCTTTGTTTTGAAGAATGGTTTTTAATCCGATAGTTTTAGTCTTATAACCTGTTGATGAAATTGTGATTGTATAGTCCGTCGACCTGAGCGAATCTGTTTCAATGCGGCCAAACTCATCTGCAGTAAACTGAAATTGTTTACCTGTTTTTTCAGATACCGCTTTTACAGTTGCTGAACCGATGCCGGTTAAATTAGCAGCGTCTTTAATAACAAGTTTTCGATACAATGCTTTTTTTGTGGTAATGATAATTACACCCCGCATTGCACGGCAACTAAAAAGAGAAGTAGCTTCAGGATTTTTCAATACATGTATTTCCTCTATATCATCCGGGTTCAATGATTTTATTGTTGCTGCTTCCCACGGAATTCCATCGATAACAAGTAAAGGTTCATTACCTGTAGTAATACTAGCACCACACCTGATTCGGATTGTTGTTGATGGGCCAGGCACCCCACCCCGTAACATTTGTGGTACACTTGATGGTACCGATACAGGCATTTGAAAATTTCCGGACTGTGCATTTGAAAAAACAACAAACAGCAAACAAAAGATAAGCAGGTAAAATTGTTTCATAAAATCTTATTGAATGGTTAATTTGATGGATTGTATGAGTTTCTTTTCCCCGTCGAGCACCTGTACAATGTACATACCGGGCGCAGTGGTATTGCTCAAATGAATTTGTTCCGATTCTACCTTGCCACTGATCTGTTTTTGAAAACTGTAAAACAACTGACCCGCAGCATTGAGCATACGAATTTGATATTGTCCGGTCTTTACATTGGGAAATGAAATATTGATGGTTCCTGATGCAGCAACGGGGTTGGGATAGACTTTTATTTTAGCTGGCAGTATGCTGTCAATAATTGAGAATCTGTTTCGTGTTACGATTGACATAGCACCCGTCATCCCACCCATTCTTCTCGACTCATAACCTACTACCACCACTTCACTTAACATACCCATAGCAGCTGCTCTCATTTTCACAACTGTATCAGTCTTTCTGTTTAGCTCATTACTTTTTATTTCTTTCATTTCATAACCAACGCTGCTGTACTGAAGCACTGACTTTTTTGATGGCAGATAAATGGAATAACTTCCTTTTGCATCCGTAACTACTCCTTGATTGGTTCCTTTGATCATGATTGAAACACCTGCCATCGGTTCTTTGGTTACTTCATCAATTACAACTCCGGTTACCACAAAAACCCGTTGTTGTCTTGAAGCAGTAACACCACCTGCTATAACTACAAGCCCATCGTCCACTAAGGATGATGGCATACAAACTTGATTTTGAATTTTCTCCGGCACTTTCTTCGGAACCTGATCTTTAAACTGTGCCTTTGCTTTTGTTACAAACAAAAAGGCAGGCAATAACAAACCCGCAGCATATTTCAATAAACCAGAAGCCGGTTTTAATTCTATTTGTTGAATAGGCCGACCCAATTGATCATCAGTGAATCTGCCGCAGGCAGTTCCGTTGTAATTGTTAAAGAAAGAAATGATCTCTTCATCCGATTGTGTTGTAAAATCAACCACGTTCTTTTGGCAGGAAGAACAGAAACGTCCCTGTTCAACAGCCGTCATTTTATTCCAGTCTTCATGACATGGATCGGCAATGCTTAGGTATAATTTTTCGCTCATAATAGTTTTGTTTTGGTTAATGAAAATATATGTGGCAAAGCGGAGAGAAAAAGTCAGGCCGCTTAAAGCGGCCAGACTCACAGAAAGTGTTGTGATAAAACATTAATCGATCACAACGCTTTCGTCACGCTTCTTATCTTTTTTCGCAATGGATTGTACATTTTGTACAAGCTTGATAAATTCAGTACGGTAACCTTCTTTATCGTTACCAATAGCGGCATTGGCCTGGCTTATCACTTTTGCATAGGTTGCATTGCCTTTAAATTCTGAGTTGCGTAACAACATTCCAAACTGCGCCACTGCTGTTGCAAAGCGAAAATTCTCAGATGTTTTTTCAAAGGGGATCTTTGCATCAACTAATGGATGAACGATCAATTTACTTTCATCAGCATCAGGTTCTTTGTATCGGAACTTGATGGTCATGATCTCATTCTTCATAGTTGACTTCTTTTCTTTCGATTGTTTCTGATATTTCAGTTCATCTACGTCTTCAATAAAATCGCTCTCCACTCCCACCGGAATAATTTCATACAATGCAGTTACTGTATGTCCGCTGCCCAGTTCACCTGCATCTTTTTTATCATTATTAAAATCTTCTTTGTTGAGTAAACGGTTTTCATAACCTACCAGTCGATACGCCTGCACCAATGCCGGATTAAACTCGATCTGTAGTTTTACATCTTTTGCAATGGTGAACATGGTACCACCAAATTCATTCACCAATACTTTTTTCGCTTCATTCATTCCATCGATGTAAGCATGATTACCATTACCTTTATTCGCCAGCTTCTGCATCTTGTTGTCTTTGTAATTACCCATACCGTAACCAAGTACAGTTAAGAACACACCGCTCTTACGTTCTTCTTCTATCAAACGTTCCATTTCATCGTCGCTGCTCATGCCTACATTAAAGTCTCCATCGGTACACAGGATCACACGGTTGTTGCCGCCTTTCTTGAATTGTTCTTTTGCAACATTGTATGCCAGTTTAATTCCTGCACCGCCTGCCGTTGAACCACCGGCTTCCAGCTTTTCAATTGCATCCATGATCTTTTCTTTTTGCATACCGCTTGTTGATGGTAATACCAAACCGGCAGCACCCGCATACACAACAATGGCAACATGATCCTGCTCACGCATTTGATCAACCAATAATTTCAATGATGCCTTTACTAAAGGAAGTTTGTTTGCATCCTGCATGGAGCCGCTTACGTCGATCAAAAAAACAAGATTGGACGGTGGAAGATTGGTTGTAGCAATTTCTTTCCCCTGCAAACCGATCATCACCAGTTTGTGTTCTTTATTCCACGGACAAACACTCATTTCTGTGTTGATGCTGAATGGATCGTTCCCTGTTGGTTGCGGATATTTGTATTTGAAATAATTCACAAACTCTTCAATACGAACCGCACCTTCGGGCGGCAACTGTCCATAGTTGATCATACGACGCACATTACTGTACGCTGCACCATCAACATCAATTGAAAAAGTTGAGAGTGGTTCATCGGTTGCTTTACGAAAACGGTTTTCAACAATACCATCATAGTCTTCTGTATTGTAGTTGGTATTATCCTGAACATATAAGCCAGGTGCCCTGCCTTGAATCTGAGCAACCGAGCCTGTCATCTCTTTTCGCTTTGCTGTTCCATACCCAATCACCACAACTTCATTAAGATCTTCAGTGGATGGTTTTAATGTAACACTTACTGTCTGTTGGTTTTTCAGTTTTACTTCCTGTGTTTCGTAGCCAACAAACTGAAACGTTAACGTTGCTGTTGATGAAGCAACTTTCAAACTGAATTGACCATTGGCATCAGTTGTTGTGCCATTTCGTTTACCTTTTTCGGCAACGGAAACGCCGGCCATCGCAGCGCCGTTTTGATCAGTTACTTTTCCCGTTACTGTTACGGGTTCTTTAAATGCGGTGCTGAACAATGCAGCCAAAAAAATGATTGTGGTGAATATGTAACGCATAAGTTGAGATTTGAGAATTGGATGCAACCACTTTATGAATTACACAAGCGTGCAAAAAAATATTTTTCCCTAACTTCCCGTTTCAACCTGTTGGCTTGGCATTTATCCGGGAAAAAGATAACACATCAATGAGCGATACAGAGCTGGTGCAATTGTACCGGTCAACTGCTGATTTGAATGTATTGAGCACCCTTTATCAACGATACATGGATTTGATCTACGGTGTTTGTCTGAAGTACCTGAAAGACCCTGAAACATCCAAAGATGCTGTGATCAATATTTATGAAGAACTGATTCATAAACTGAAGCAACACGAAGTAACGAATTTCAAAAGCTGGCTGCATACGCTCAGTCGCAACCACTGCCTCATGCAGTTACGGAAAGAAAAAGGTCATGGTACGGTAGAAATTCCTGAAACATTTATGCAAAGCGAAGAAATGCTGCATCTGAGTGCTGTACAGGAGAAGGAAGAACAGCTCAACAGCATGGAAAAATGCATGGAACAATTACCGGCAGAACAAAAAACCTGCGTTACTTTGTTTTACCTGGAGGGGAAATGCTATAACGAAATAACGGAACAAACCGGCATTGATTGGAATAAAGTGAGGAGTTATATACAGAATGGACGAAGAAATCTGAAACTTTGTATGGAGAAAAAAACAGCCGATAGTAT
It encodes the following:
- a CDS encoding ABC transporter permease, whose translation is MRKTFEIFWNSLLFAVQELRKNKLRTFLSLLGITFGIFCIISVMATVGSLESSIKNEFKTFGNNTIYVQKWPWGGGGEYPWWKYVNRPNSKFKEMAPVKERMSLASNVAYTYFNASSIDYNDVSLASVSWYGITEEFSVIQPIEIGWGRYLSSNEFAYGTASVVMGYNVAEKLFEKAEYALGKAVSIKGRKVNVIGIIKKQGQNLLGGWDFDNVIMIPYRFASQIGNENRSDGFMIVKGKENVPVEDLKNELRGVMRSVRKLNPKQEDNFALNDVSSGATQISSIFSGMTIGGIAITILSFIVGIFGVANIMFVTVRERTSIIGLKKAIGAKRRTILAEFLMESAFLCVLGGIIGLALVFGLTFILTSVFKFQVFISMGLFLGAVGVCIFTGILAGIIPAFIAAKMDPVVAIRSK
- a CDS encoding peptide chain release factor 3; the encoded protein is MKFTNEINRRRTFAIISHPDAGKTTLTEKLLLFGGAIQVAGAVKSNKIKKHATSDFMEIERQRGISVATSVMTFEYNGTLINLLDTPGHKDFAEDTYRTLTAVDSVILVIDSVNGVEDQTRRLMEVCRMRDTPVIVFVNKMDRDGKNRFDLLEEVEKELSLHLHPMTWPINSGKDFKGVYDLDKKSLVLFTANTKASDEDVVKINDLSDSILDQKVGDIDANMLREDVELVDGVYGDLNINEYLKGKVAPVFFGSAVNNFGVREMLDTFIRIAPLPQSRETSTRHLDVQEDKFSGFIFKIHANLDPKHRDRIAFLRVCSGRFERNKYYHHVRLDKDVRFSNPYSFMARQKDVIEEAYPGDVVGLFDTGNFKIGDTLTEGENFYFTGIPSFSPELFKEVVNKDPMKTKQLEKGLLQLTDEGVAQLFTQFGGNKKIIGCVGELQFEVIQYRLLQEYGASAEFRAMPYYKACWITSKDQKKLDEFTRFKTNNIAADKDGHLVYLAQSEWFLNTERQNNPDIEFHFTSEIHKEG
- a CDS encoding GNAT family N-acetyltransferase; translation: MILFESERLYVQPYTKEDEAIFFALNGDAEIMQYIREPKTREQSDAFLEENLKFYTDHPGLGRFAVFTKDDNRFAGSFSLLSINNSDHIHLGYALLKPFHGKGLATELVMASFDYVFRTIPNEKVHALTVAENIGSQKVLLKCGFVFKENMQHEGDEVMVFEISKR
- a CDS encoding YkgJ family cysteine cluster protein; this encodes MQSSKPMHLPFFKRLMNTNRRRFRYFLTRLETVKPKGVDKIAKEMDKEVWAETDCLACANCCKTMTPTFTKQDIKRISAHFDQTPEEFTEKWLYKERSTGDMMNKKQPCQFLNLKDNKCSIYEIRPVDCATFPHHTKKNFTEWVHVYKQNVEYCPATYKLVEKMMEKIGKV
- the xerD gene encoding site-specific tyrosine recombinase XerD; its protein translation is MNNKHLAIAIVNWHWTMANPPSKSSYLPNFNLVCTMWDPYKKGFKAYLQLERSLSENSVEAYLHDVEMLTQYLQVKNDLKTPQDVELKDLQHFLKWITELGMSAGSQARIISGLRQFYKYCLLEQVTTVDPTALLEAPKLKRALPDTLSYAEIESIINKIDLSKPEGGRNKAILETMYSCGLRVSELVNLKLSNLHLDVGFIRVIGKGDKERLVPIGSSAIKYIDIYRENIRVHVQPKKGKEDFLFLNKYGNELSRVMIFLIIKRLAGMAGIKKNISPHTFRHSFATHLVEGGADLRAVQEMLGHESITTTEIYTHLDREYLRKTLEKFHPGFGKK
- a CDS encoding NADH-quinone oxidoreductase subunit C; the encoded protein is MNFNTNEINVSLQQQFGSEATLTASLFAVNREAIFIHAAYQQQIFNFLFYEKQWRFDRLHEMMLLFQPGIELADYCVQYELSSRKFENKLRVMLPYQFEHPSLHSLSYLFSNAAVLEKKMTDIHQLQFKQKTSRISLLKEQVKAALVMFPF
- a CDS encoding T9SS type A sorting domain-containing protein; the protein is MKQFYLLIFCLLFVVFSNAQSGNFQMPVSVPSSVPQMLRGGVPGPSTTIRIRCGASITTGNEPLLVIDGIPWEAATIKSLNPDDIEEIHVLKNPEATSLFSCRAMRGVIIITTKKALYRKLVIKDAANLTGIGSATVKAVSEKTGKQFQFTADEFGRIETDSLRSTDYTITISSTGYKTKTIGLKTILQNKEEIKLEREFIELKELLIVAYPTISCRSMGSSCTLSSLCGQIRCLAYGVSIAEEKQNVERSFNTQAKAQIYPNPVAVSGIIHISFADVIPGQYQVRLFNTAGQLFYTVQRQIMKAETEQIQLSNAIIPGMYIVQIINEKNQLVQSSKLIVR
- a CDS encoding carboxypeptidase-like regulatory domain-containing protein — translated: MSEKLYLSIADPCHEDWNKMTAVEQGRFCSSCQKNVVDFTTQSDEEIISFFNNYNGTACGRFTDDQLGRPIQQIELKPASGLLKYAAGLLLPAFLFVTKAKAQFKDQVPKKVPEKIQNQVCMPSSLVDDGLVVIAGGVTASRQQRVFVVTGVVIDEVTKEPMAGVSIMIKGTNQGVVTDAKGSYSIYLPSKKSVLQYSSVGYEMKEIKSNELNRKTDTVVKMRAAAMGMLSEVVVVGYESRRMGGMTGAMSIVTRNRFSIIDSILPAKIKVYPNPVAASGTINISFPNVKTGQYQIRMLNAAGQLFYSFQKQISGKVESEQIHLSNTTAPGMYIVQVLDGEKKLIQSIKLTIQ
- a CDS encoding vWA domain-containing protein, which codes for MRYIFTTIIFLAALFSTAFKEPVTVTGKVTDQNGAAMAGVSVAEKGKRNGTTTDANGQFSLKVASSTATLTFQFVGYETQEVKLKNQQTVSVTLKPSTEDLNEVVVIGYGTAKRKEMTGSVAQIQGRAPGLYVQDNTNYNTEDYDGIVENRFRKATDEPLSTFSIDVDGAAYSNVRRMINYGQLPPEGAVRIEEFVNYFKYKYPQPTGNDPFSINTEMSVCPWNKEHKLVMIGLQGKEIATTNLPPSNLVFLIDVSGSMQDANKLPLVKASLKLLVDQMREQDHVAIVVYAGAAGLVLPSTSGMQKEKIMDAIEKLEAGGSTAGGAGIKLAYNVAKEQFKKGGNNRVILCTDGDFNVGMSSDDEMERLIEEERKSGVFLTVLGYGMGNYKDNKMQKLANKGNGNHAYIDGMNEAKKVLVNEFGGTMFTIAKDVKLQIEFNPALVQAYRLVGYENRLLNKEDFNNDKKDAGELGSGHTVTALYEIIPVGVESDFIEDVDELKYQKQSKEKKSTMKNEIMTIKFRYKEPDADESKLIVHPLVDAKIPFEKTSENFRFATAVAQFGMLLRNSEFKGNATYAKVISQANAAIGNDKEGYRTEFIKLVQNVQSIAKKDKKRDESVVID